From Passer domesticus isolate bPasDom1 chromosome 5, bPasDom1.hap1, whole genome shotgun sequence, the proteins below share one genomic window:
- the LOC135300737 gene encoding zinc finger protein 814-like isoform X1 yields MLKGEPEQRPPLPGLRGAALSPRPGPGPGRERWAVPGRAGEQRGRGEARAPRSRPGARQEAERPRGRGRAPAGRALKRGRKHEMEPAMESIFSIFRSPGRSDAAEYPGDCVLGDNEEEKGFPEDLKQEELPQVHEAQSPERGAACDVSPHEPRDSRKFVLGAGGQTLHCGEKPFKCPECGKGFKGHCRLLTHLQIHTREKVFVCAECGKSFSRKANLVVHQRVHTGERPYKCKECEKTFSRASSLLAHHKTHLKKKIFSCTLCRKNFSGNTALLQHQRVHTDERPCRRSEHGTSFSVSSNFIRHQHLRERPSEHTADANQSEFTSLHQKEEQRCGSEESEVDHWNLVSEELKKMRENMDMLLLNQRSQLQVLQEMQKQLNILLPGSALLNSNVYSLGLLLGQQAAAAASISCPLLNPSSLLSCDGASALFSPASGALPALQLPISQDAVASAACSALCCERVQCKHL; encoded by the exons ATGCTGAAGGGCGAGCCCGAGCAGcgcccgccgctcccggggctgaggggagcggCACTGAGCCCCCGGCCGGGTCCGGGCCCCGGGCGGGAGCGCTGGGCTGTGCCGGGAAGAGCCGgggagcagcggggccggggcgagGCGAGGGCCCCGCGGAGCAGGCCTGGGGCTCGGCAGGAGGCAGAGCGGCCCCGCGGGAGGGGACGGGCGCCCGCGGGCCGGGCATTAAAGCGCGGCAGGAAACACGAG ATGGAGCCAGCAATGGAGtccatattttccattttccgGAGCCCTGGGAGGAGTGATGCTGCAGAATATCCAG GGGACTGCGTTTTGGGGGACAATGAGGAGGAGAAAGGCTTCCCTGAAGACCTTAAGCAAGAAGAGCTGCCTCAGGTGCATGAAGCccagagcccagagaggggggcaGCCTGTGATGTTTCCCCTCATGAACCAAGAGACTCCAGGAAGTTCGTCCTTGGTGCTGGTGGCCAGACACTGCACTGTGGAGAGAAACCCTTCAAGTGTCcagaatgtgggaagggcttcaagggGCACTGCAGGCTCCTGACCCACCTGCAAATCCACACAAGAGAAAAGGTGTTTGTGTGTGctgaatgtgggaagagcttcagcagGAAGGCCAACCTGGTGGTTCACCAGAGAGTCCATACGGGGGAGAGGCCTTACAAATGCAAGGAATGTGAGAAAACCTTCAGCCGTGCCTCGAGCCTCCTTGCTCACCACAAAACccatctgaaaaagaaaatcttttcctgcacCCTGTGCAGAAAGAACTTCAGTGggaacacagctctgctgcagcatcagAGAGTCCATACAGATGAGAGGCCCTGTAGGCGTTCAGAGCATGGAACTAGCTTCAGTGTGAGCTCAAACTTCATCAGACACCAACACCTGAGAGAGAGACCCAGTGAGCACACAGCAG ATGCAAATCAATCTGAATTTACATCTCTGCATCAGAAAGAAGAGCAAAGGTGTGGTTCGGAGGAAAGTGAAGTGGATCACTGGAATCTTGTTTCTGAAGAGT TAaagaaaatgagggaaaatatGGATATGCTTCTCCTGAATCAGCGAAGTCAGCTGCAGGTGCTTCAGGAAATGCAGAAGCAACTGAATATACTGCTCCCAGGCAGTGCTCTCCTAAATTCTAATGTTTATAGCTTGGGACTCCTGCTAGGACAGCAGGCGGCCGCTGCAGCATCTATTTCTTGCCCCCTTCTGAATCCCAGCAGTCTGCTCTCCTGTGATGGTGCCAGTGCCTTATTTTCACCTGCCTctggagctctgcctgcactTCAGCTCCCAATTTCTCAAGATGCTGTGGCTTCTGCAGCTTGCTCAGCATTGTGCTGTGAACGTGTCCAGTGTAAACATCTGTGA
- the LOC135300737 gene encoding zinc finger protein 664-like isoform X3 → MEPAMESIFSIFRSPGRSDAAEYPGDCVLGDNEEEKGFPEDLKQEELPQVHEAQSPERGAACDVSPHEPRDSRKFVLGAGGQTLHCGEKPFKCPECGKGFKGHCRLLTHLQIHTREKVFVCAECGKSFSRKANLVVHQRVHTGERPYKCKECEKTFSRASSLLAHHKTHLKKKIFSCTLCRKNFSGNTALLQHQRVHTDERPCRRSEHGTSFSVSSNFIRHQHLRERPSEHTADANQSEFTSLHQKEEQRCGSEESEVDHWNLVSEELKKMRENMDMLLLNQRSQLQVLQEMQKQLNILLPGSALLNSNVYSLGLLLGQQAAAAASISCPLLNPSSLLSCDGASALFSPASGALPALQLPISQDAVASAACSALCCERVQCKHL, encoded by the exons ATGGAGCCAGCAATGGAGtccatattttccattttccgGAGCCCTGGGAGGAGTGATGCTGCAGAATATCCAG GGGACTGCGTTTTGGGGGACAATGAGGAGGAGAAAGGCTTCCCTGAAGACCTTAAGCAAGAAGAGCTGCCTCAGGTGCATGAAGCccagagcccagagaggggggcaGCCTGTGATGTTTCCCCTCATGAACCAAGAGACTCCAGGAAGTTCGTCCTTGGTGCTGGTGGCCAGACACTGCACTGTGGAGAGAAACCCTTCAAGTGTCcagaatgtgggaagggcttcaagggGCACTGCAGGCTCCTGACCCACCTGCAAATCCACACAAGAGAAAAGGTGTTTGTGTGTGctgaatgtgggaagagcttcagcagGAAGGCCAACCTGGTGGTTCACCAGAGAGTCCATACGGGGGAGAGGCCTTACAAATGCAAGGAATGTGAGAAAACCTTCAGCCGTGCCTCGAGCCTCCTTGCTCACCACAAAACccatctgaaaaagaaaatcttttcctgcacCCTGTGCAGAAAGAACTTCAGTGggaacacagctctgctgcagcatcagAGAGTCCATACAGATGAGAGGCCCTGTAGGCGTTCAGAGCATGGAACTAGCTTCAGTGTGAGCTCAAACTTCATCAGACACCAACACCTGAGAGAGAGACCCAGTGAGCACACAGCAG ATGCAAATCAATCTGAATTTACATCTCTGCATCAGAAAGAAGAGCAAAGGTGTGGTTCGGAGGAAAGTGAAGTGGATCACTGGAATCTTGTTTCTGAAGAGT TAaagaaaatgagggaaaatatGGATATGCTTCTCCTGAATCAGCGAAGTCAGCTGCAGGTGCTTCAGGAAATGCAGAAGCAACTGAATATACTGCTCCCAGGCAGTGCTCTCCTAAATTCTAATGTTTATAGCTTGGGACTCCTGCTAGGACAGCAGGCGGCCGCTGCAGCATCTATTTCTTGCCCCCTTCTGAATCCCAGCAGTCTGCTCTCCTGTGATGGTGCCAGTGCCTTATTTTCACCTGCCTctggagctctgcctgcactTCAGCTCCCAATTTCTCAAGATGCTGTGGCTTCTGCAGCTTGCTCAGCATTGTGCTGTGAACGTGTCCAGTGTAAACATCTGTGA
- the LOC135300737 gene encoding zinc finger protein 814-like isoform X2, producing MFQNHPDAVPCALGGSHLSGGMEPAMESIFSIFRSPGRSDAAEYPGDCVLGDNEEEKGFPEDLKQEELPQVHEAQSPERGAACDVSPHEPRDSRKFVLGAGGQTLHCGEKPFKCPECGKGFKGHCRLLTHLQIHTREKVFVCAECGKSFSRKANLVVHQRVHTGERPYKCKECEKTFSRASSLLAHHKTHLKKKIFSCTLCRKNFSGNTALLQHQRVHTDERPCRRSEHGTSFSVSSNFIRHQHLRERPSEHTADANQSEFTSLHQKEEQRCGSEESEVDHWNLVSEELKKMRENMDMLLLNQRSQLQVLQEMQKQLNILLPGSALLNSNVYSLGLLLGQQAAAAASISCPLLNPSSLLSCDGASALFSPASGALPALQLPISQDAVASAACSALCCERVQCKHL from the exons ATGTTCCAGAACCATCCGGACGCAGTCCCGTGTGCTCTGGGAGGGTCCCACTTGAGCGGAGGG ATGGAGCCAGCAATGGAGtccatattttccattttccgGAGCCCTGGGAGGAGTGATGCTGCAGAATATCCAG GGGACTGCGTTTTGGGGGACAATGAGGAGGAGAAAGGCTTCCCTGAAGACCTTAAGCAAGAAGAGCTGCCTCAGGTGCATGAAGCccagagcccagagaggggggcaGCCTGTGATGTTTCCCCTCATGAACCAAGAGACTCCAGGAAGTTCGTCCTTGGTGCTGGTGGCCAGACACTGCACTGTGGAGAGAAACCCTTCAAGTGTCcagaatgtgggaagggcttcaagggGCACTGCAGGCTCCTGACCCACCTGCAAATCCACACAAGAGAAAAGGTGTTTGTGTGTGctgaatgtgggaagagcttcagcagGAAGGCCAACCTGGTGGTTCACCAGAGAGTCCATACGGGGGAGAGGCCTTACAAATGCAAGGAATGTGAGAAAACCTTCAGCCGTGCCTCGAGCCTCCTTGCTCACCACAAAACccatctgaaaaagaaaatcttttcctgcacCCTGTGCAGAAAGAACTTCAGTGggaacacagctctgctgcagcatcagAGAGTCCATACAGATGAGAGGCCCTGTAGGCGTTCAGAGCATGGAACTAGCTTCAGTGTGAGCTCAAACTTCATCAGACACCAACACCTGAGAGAGAGACCCAGTGAGCACACAGCAG ATGCAAATCAATCTGAATTTACATCTCTGCATCAGAAAGAAGAGCAAAGGTGTGGTTCGGAGGAAAGTGAAGTGGATCACTGGAATCTTGTTTCTGAAGAGT TAaagaaaatgagggaaaatatGGATATGCTTCTCCTGAATCAGCGAAGTCAGCTGCAGGTGCTTCAGGAAATGCAGAAGCAACTGAATATACTGCTCCCAGGCAGTGCTCTCCTAAATTCTAATGTTTATAGCTTGGGACTCCTGCTAGGACAGCAGGCGGCCGCTGCAGCATCTATTTCTTGCCCCCTTCTGAATCCCAGCAGTCTGCTCTCCTGTGATGGTGCCAGTGCCTTATTTTCACCTGCCTctggagctctgcctgcactTCAGCTCCCAATTTCTCAAGATGCTGTGGCTTCTGCAGCTTGCTCAGCATTGTGCTGTGAACGTGTCCAGTGTAAACATCTGTGA